Proteins encoded by one window of Deinococcus yavapaiensis KR-236:
- a CDS encoding LptF/LptG family permease: MPRLQRYIFRELYPPLVLGSLLFTAVVSFGLYFVSSQWLIGAPVALILQYLALQVPYNLTMVFPMAVVLMVVVAYGRLANERELGAAQTGGVGLGRLAVPAALLALLVSGVSLYFSEWVVPRANIEARSLYWDGITGAGLSQLNGRTVEIGPGLELHFERYDTQTRRMNRVRLQQWQNAQGSADASGRQAIVLFADSGTYEGNSITLRNYRFYRLNYAAIDALGSLAPNVSDEAFREAVRGVFPFASSAEGTIEIDTGLSRKRAIAEFADTISADSVSLSRLWATANDQDATSAERQEARSALSRKLALPLGNLVLVLAALPFALRFGRTMGVALGVALLIAVAYYLTYVLGLSLGGRVIPQEVAPWVANVLFGVGGLLMLRRAS, translated from the coding sequence ATGCCGAGATTGCAACGTTACATCTTCCGCGAGTTGTACCCGCCGCTGGTGCTCGGCTCGCTGCTGTTCACGGCGGTCGTGTCCTTCGGCTTGTACTTCGTGTCGTCTCAGTGGCTGATCGGCGCGCCCGTCGCGCTCATCTTGCAGTACCTCGCGCTGCAAGTTCCGTATAACCTCACGATGGTCTTTCCGATGGCGGTCGTGCTCATGGTCGTCGTCGCGTACGGCCGCCTCGCGAACGAACGCGAGCTCGGCGCGGCGCAGACGGGCGGCGTGGGCCTCGGGCGCCTCGCCGTGCCCGCCGCGCTGCTCGCGCTGCTCGTGTCGGGCGTGTCGCTGTACTTCTCGGAATGGGTGGTGCCGCGCGCGAACATCGAGGCGCGAAGCCTCTACTGGGACGGCATCACGGGCGCGGGCTTGTCGCAACTCAACGGGCGTACCGTCGAAATCGGGCCGGGGCTGGAACTGCACTTCGAACGCTACGACACCCAAACGCGCCGAATGAACCGCGTGAGACTGCAGCAGTGGCAAAACGCGCAGGGAAGCGCCGACGCGAGCGGACGGCAAGCGATCGTCTTGTTCGCCGACAGCGGCACGTACGAAGGCAATTCCATCACCTTGCGAAACTACCGCTTCTACCGTTTGAACTACGCGGCGATCGACGCGCTGGGCAGCCTCGCACCGAACGTGAGCGATGAAGCGTTTCGCGAAGCGGTGCGCGGAGTCTTCCCGTTCGCGTCGAGCGCCGAGGGCACCATCGAGATCGACACGGGCTTGTCGCGCAAGCGGGCCATCGCGGAGTTCGCCGACACGATCAGCGCCGACTCCGTGTCGCTCTCGCGCCTGTGGGCGACGGCGAACGATCAGGACGCGACGTCGGCCGAGCGGCAAGAGGCGCGCTCGGCTCTCAGCCGCAAGCTCGCCTTGCCGCTCGGCAACCTCGTGCTCGTGCTCGCCGCGTTGCCGTTCGCGCTGCGCTTCGGAAGAACGATGGGTGTGGCGCTCGGCGTGGCCTTGCTGATCGCCGTCGCGTACTACCTCACGTACGTCCTGGGCCTCTCGCTGGGCGGCCGTGTGATTCCCCAGGAAGTCGCGCCGTGGGTCGCGAACGTCTTGTTCGGCGTGGGCGGCTTGCTGATGTTGCGGCGCGCCTCTTGA
- a CDS encoding polysaccharide deacetylase family protein codes for MKRLSAWLKWRPDDGVAAVSLASYFLLPYLLVQVGNVGLLRRGRDTATSVALTFDDGPDPASTPFVLDALKKAGVKATFFVVAERMERFPDLARRLVEEGHEVGLHCYTHRHAWLRSPWDFVYDLWRACATFEQVLGFSPALFRPPHGAYTLVAVLALRLEGLRGVHWTVMGNDWVESMTPERIVRRILAHLEPGGTMVLHDAGPGANHCVLALPLLLDALREAGLCPGPVGDLPNVRPERLGDLRPRLARLLRVVTR; via the coding sequence GTGAAAAGGCTCTCGGCCTGGCTGAAGTGGCGCCCCGACGACGGCGTCGCCGCCGTGAGTCTCGCCTCGTACTTCCTGCTGCCTTACCTGCTCGTGCAAGTCGGCAACGTCGGGTTGCTGCGTCGAGGTCGCGACACGGCCACGAGCGTCGCCTTGACCTTCGACGACGGTCCCGATCCCGCGTCCACGCCGTTCGTGCTCGACGCTTTGAAAAAGGCGGGCGTGAAGGCGACGTTCTTCGTCGTGGCTGAGCGCATGGAGCGCTTTCCGGACCTCGCGCGCCGCTTGGTGGAAGAAGGGCACGAAGTCGGCTTGCACTGCTACACGCATCGACACGCGTGGCTGCGCTCTCCGTGGGATTTCGTGTACGACCTGTGGCGCGCCTGCGCGACCTTCGAGCAAGTCCTCGGGTTTAGCCCCGCCTTGTTTCGCCCGCCGCACGGCGCGTACACCCTCGTGGCGGTTCTCGCGTTGCGCCTCGAAGGCTTGAGGGGCGTTCACTGGACGGTGATGGGCAACGACTGGGTGGAGTCCATGACGCCCGAGCGGATCGTACGGCGCATCCTGGCGCACTTGGAGCCCGGCGGGACGATGGTCTTGCACGACGCGGGTCCCGGCGCGAATCACTGCGTGCTCGCCTTGCCGTTGTTGCTCGACGCTTTGCGTGAGGCCGGGCTTTGCCCCGGGCCCGTCGGCGACTTGCCGAACGTGCGCCCCGAGCGGCTGGGCGACCTGCGTCCACGCTTGGCGAGGCTGCTGCGCGTCGTCACGCGCTGA
- a CDS encoding class I SAM-dependent methyltransferase, with the protein MDYGPLAALYDLQYATYRDDLHFYARLARDVGGRVLELGAGSGRVTVHLARAGVDATGLELSADMLRYARARARDADVSPRFVEGDMRDFDLGESFDLVIAPFNAFMHLYSTGDQLAALRAVRRHLAPRGRLAFDVYVPNFGPEGVLRHEGETFEADGRRTDVLMLQRVDRSRQIATTQYFVDTTHEDGRLAREHHTLTQRYFTRFELEWWLRHAGFTPKFAGSFEGGPVTDESRVLVVTATLASG; encoded by the coding sequence ATGGACTACGGACCGCTCGCCGCCTTGTACGACCTTCAGTACGCCACTTACCGCGACGATCTGCACTTCTACGCCCGCCTCGCACGGGACGTGGGCGGCCGCGTTCTGGAGCTCGGGGCGGGGTCCGGCCGCGTGACCGTTCACCTCGCGCGGGCGGGCGTGGACGCCACGGGCCTCGAACTCTCGGCGGACATGCTTCGGTACGCGCGCGCACGAGCGCGAGACGCCGACGTCTCGCCGCGTTTCGTGGAAGGCGACATGCGCGACTTCGACCTCGGCGAGTCCTTCGACCTCGTGATCGCGCCGTTCAACGCCTTCATGCACTTGTACTCCACGGGCGACCAACTCGCCGCCCTTCGAGCGGTGCGGCGACATCTCGCGCCTCGCGGCCGTCTCGCCTTCGACGTGTACGTTCCGAACTTCGGTCCCGAGGGGGTGTTGCGTCACGAAGGCGAGACCTTCGAGGCCGACGGGCGACGCACGGACGTGTTGATGCTGCAACGCGTGGATCGATCGCGGCAAATCGCGACGACGCAGTACTTCGTGGACACCACGCACGAAGACGGACGCCTCGCGCGTGAACATCATACCTTGACGCAGCGGTACTTCACGCGCTTCGAGTTGGAGTGGTGGCTGCGCCACGCGGGCTTCACCCCGAAGTTCGCGGGTTCGTTCGAAGGCGGGCCCGTCACGGACGAAAGTCGCGTCCTCGTCGTGACGGCCACCCTCGCCTCCGGCTGA
- a CDS encoding metal-binding protein, with amino-acid sequence MPSGRTHNLINVGTFAVGGTIALFLQRADVVTISSFDAVTFTVGFFVGTFLLSPDLDLAEGHVSSKRAWGFLGFLWVPYGLLFSHRGWSHSWIVGPATRLVYLAIIVALVFGFLRLAWPTFGVPDVRVSWVSLLPLLTGYYVSSWLHLMADGVRPDHKMKLRPKRARR; translated from the coding sequence GTGCCCAGCGGTCGCACTCATAACCTCATCAACGTCGGCACCTTCGCCGTGGGCGGCACGATCGCGCTGTTCTTGCAGCGTGCGGACGTCGTCACCATCTCTTCGTTCGACGCGGTCACGTTCACCGTCGGCTTCTTCGTCGGAACGTTTCTGCTGTCGCCCGACCTCGACCTCGCCGAAGGGCACGTGAGTTCCAAGCGCGCGTGGGGCTTTCTGGGCTTTTTGTGGGTACCGTACGGTTTGCTGTTCTCGCATCGTGGCTGGTCGCACTCGTGGATCGTGGGTCCTGCCACCCGCCTCGTGTACCTCGCGATCATCGTGGCGCTCGTGTTCGGCTTCCTGCGCCTCGCGTGGCCGACGTTCGGCGTTCCGGACGTGCGCGTGTCGTGGGTGTCGCTGCTGCCGCTCTTGACCGGGTACTACGTCAGCTCTTGGCTGCACCTCATGGCGGACGGCGTGCGGCCCGACCACAAGATGAAGTTGCGGCCCAAGCGCGCGCGGCGCTGA
- a CDS encoding S8 family serine peptidase, with product MKHVSWTALLTLGLVGCGGSAPGQPPAAMTVDVRGAQVAAVQYEGTTSWSVKNVPAWLTVSPRAGTNAVSTQVSVEPTMFLKTPRLSGTFTVQWESADGQGSTVVKVNADLSSVLARVTGQIVPPSVQGQDAETRRPTVNTTRNVEAQSVLVKYRSASGVARALSLGAASSSAGERVAVVPTNDVNGTVRRLKQDPAVEYAVPNVMLQPLGEVLPASVQPADQYAPLQWPFRLLSYGAVWRDMEDHPYPNAVTVAVLDTGVRYDHPDLEGRLYGPGDGALDLVENDDDPTDSGTPGLDEGSHGTHVSGLIAARWGKFTPPCDTCSDSGVVGAAYKAPVKVLPVRVLGSGGGSLAMVATGIRYAAGLPITLNGETRTNPHPARVVNLSLGAAVSSANAQPLCDAIADATAHGALVVAAGGNDGNTKPFYPAACPGAIAVASVTLGEILPQQASYSNAYGAITLAAPGGERAHAYNGGSLGENAFPDLVYSTSWDFTNNRPIYEAMAGTSQATPQVSALAALVISKGLAETPDTVRQRLIDSATHLGTPGRNDVYGYGLINAAKALNAESVEPSLDVRVRQDLPSEDPQFLRLDLDAVGRFSAYLPSGSFTLDARQDTNGNGLYGEEGEARLSHAFESQPATGQDDLGKLSLR from the coding sequence ATGAAGCATGTCTCATGGACGGCCCTCTTGACTTTGGGGCTGGTAGGGTGTGGAGGGTCGGCTCCGGGGCAACCGCCGGCGGCGATGACGGTCGACGTGCGAGGAGCGCAAGTGGCGGCCGTGCAATACGAAGGTACGACGTCGTGGAGCGTCAAGAACGTGCCCGCTTGGCTCACGGTGTCGCCTCGCGCCGGAACGAACGCCGTCTCGACGCAAGTGAGCGTCGAGCCGACGATGTTCCTCAAGACGCCGCGCCTGAGCGGCACCTTCACCGTGCAGTGGGAGTCCGCCGACGGGCAAGGCTCGACCGTCGTGAAGGTGAACGCGGACTTGTCCTCGGTGTTGGCGCGCGTGACCGGACAGATCGTGCCGCCGAGCGTTCAAGGGCAAGACGCTGAAACTCGGCGCCCGACCGTCAACACCACGCGGAACGTGGAAGCGCAAAGCGTCCTCGTGAAATACCGAAGTGCCTCGGGCGTCGCGCGCGCCTTGTCGCTCGGCGCGGCGTCCTCGTCTGCCGGAGAGCGCGTGGCGGTCGTTCCAACGAACGACGTCAACGGGACCGTGCGCCGCTTGAAGCAAGACCCGGCCGTGGAGTACGCCGTGCCGAACGTGATGCTGCAACCGCTTGGCGAGGTGCTTCCCGCCAGCGTTCAGCCCGCCGATCAGTACGCACCGCTGCAGTGGCCGTTTCGCTTGCTGAGCTACGGCGCCGTGTGGCGAGACATGGAGGACCATCCGTATCCGAACGCCGTGACGGTCGCCGTGCTTGACACGGGCGTGCGGTACGACCACCCGGATTTGGAAGGCCGCCTGTACGGTCCCGGCGACGGGGCGCTCGACCTCGTCGAGAACGACGACGATCCGACGGACAGCGGTACGCCCGGCTTGGATGAAGGCAGCCACGGCACGCACGTCTCGGGCCTCATCGCCGCGCGTTGGGGCAAGTTCACGCCGCCTTGCGACACCTGCAGCGACAGCGGCGTCGTCGGCGCGGCGTACAAAGCGCCCGTGAAGGTGCTGCCCGTGCGCGTTCTAGGATCGGGCGGAGGCAGCCTCGCGATGGTCGCGACGGGCATTCGGTACGCCGCGGGTCTTCCCATCACCTTGAACGGCGAGACGCGGACGAATCCCCATCCGGCGCGCGTCGTCAATTTGAGTCTCGGCGCCGCCGTCTCCAGCGCGAATGCGCAGCCGCTGTGTGACGCCATCGCGGACGCGACGGCGCACGGCGCCCTCGTCGTTGCCGCGGGCGGCAACGACGGCAACACCAAGCCGTTCTACCCCGCCGCCTGCCCGGGCGCCATCGCCGTGGCGTCGGTCACGCTGGGCGAAATCCTGCCGCAACAAGCCAGCTACAGCAACGCGTACGGCGCGATCACCCTCGCGGCGCCGGGCGGCGAACGAGCGCACGCCTACAACGGAGGCTCGCTCGGCGAAAACGCCTTCCCCGATCTCGTGTACTCCACGTCGTGGGACTTCACGAACAACCGCCCCATCTACGAGGCGATGGCAGGCACGTCGCAAGCCACGCCGCAAGTTTCCGCGCTCGCCGCGCTCGTGATCAGCAAAGGGCTCGCCGAGACGCCGGACACGGTGCGCCAGCGTCTGATCGACTCGGCAACGCACCTCGGCACGCCGGGTCGTAACGACGTGTACGGCTACGGGCTCATCAACGCCGCCAAAGCCCTCAATGCCGAATCCGTCGAGCCCTCGCTCGACGTCCGCGTTCGCCAGGATTTGCCGAGCGAAGATCCGCAGTTTCTGCGCCTCGACCTCGACGCCGTCGGGCGCTTCTCGGCTTACCTGCCGAGCGGGTCGTTCACGCTCGACGCGCGTCAAGACACGAACGGCAACGGCCTGTACGGCGAGGAAGGCGAGGCGCGCTTGTCGCATGCTTTCGAATCACAACCGGCGACGGGCCAAGACGACCTCGGGAAGTTGAGCTTGCGCTGA
- a CDS encoding S8 family peptidase encodes MRKAWMLLAASLALTACGFLETPAETRVGEVTGNVVPDLVLSASQDTASVSASFGAPRVRGQVLILGASALRAQGLDALSGVRLEALGDDLARAFTPSGETDEAFAARLRASGVRAQPNYLYRALAASVPNDPGYPGNAGISFGATRVTQDYLTRINAKSGWDAAFDAGNPSLTSPIVAVLDTGVDASHPDLAGRLLAGRDFCATTLETNGDPGTASCSGEDADTSETTGDSSGHGTFAIGMIGAATNNGVGIAGLTWSGRTLLPVKVFNTSSVGEDFADTVSLTKGVAFAVSRGARIINMSVGFGGGNYDPALAQTLQSAYDANVVLVAASGNVAIEGVLYPASDPRVISVGSTVVNNQGAEVRSPNSAVPLADQRPVDLYAPGGDIQLQNQLLGLNLGGGYTRRAGTSFAAPQVSGAAALLLQKNPAFTPEQVRRVLTTSGRDIAGGAKLLDVGAAMRATAPSTAPYTVTVTARQGASVVQTFRKQTYDAVSRVPYSLTLPYGTYTLSASLSGNGLNLTGSRVFEVNAEEEFGTDITVR; translated from the coding sequence ATGAGGAAAGCTTGGATGCTTTTGGCGGCGAGCCTCGCACTCACCGCCTGCGGTTTTCTCGAAACCCCGGCCGAGACACGCGTCGGTGAAGTCACGGGGAACGTCGTGCCCGATCTCGTGCTGTCCGCGTCGCAAGACACGGCGTCCGTCTCCGCGTCTTTCGGCGCTCCGCGTGTACGCGGCCAAGTGCTGATCTTGGGCGCGTCGGCGTTACGCGCCCAAGGCCTCGACGCGCTGTCGGGCGTGCGGTTGGAGGCGCTCGGCGACGACTTGGCGCGCGCTTTCACGCCGAGCGGCGAGACCGACGAGGCCTTCGCCGCTCGCTTGCGTGCCTCGGGCGTGCGCGCCCAACCCAACTATTTGTACCGCGCGCTCGCCGCGTCCGTTCCGAACGACCCCGGCTATCCCGGCAACGCCGGAATCTCGTTCGGCGCCACCCGCGTCACCCAGGATTACCTCACGCGCATCAACGCGAAGAGCGGCTGGGACGCCGCCTTCGACGCGGGCAACCCCAGCCTCACCTCGCCGATCGTCGCGGTGCTCGACACGGGCGTGGACGCCTCCCATCCGGATCTCGCTGGACGCTTGCTCGCGGGCCGCGACTTTTGCGCGACTACCCTCGAAACGAACGGCGATCCGGGAACGGCCTCGTGCTCCGGCGAGGACGCCGACACGTCGGAAACGACCGGCGACTCGAGCGGGCACGGCACCTTCGCCATCGGCATGATCGGCGCGGCGACGAACAACGGTGTTGGGATCGCGGGCCTCACGTGGTCGGGCCGCACCTTGCTGCCCGTCAAGGTCTTCAACACGAGCTCCGTCGGGGAAGACTTCGCCGACACCGTCTCCCTCACGAAAGGCGTCGCGTTCGCCGTGTCGCGCGGCGCCCGCATCATCAACATGAGCGTCGGCTTCGGAGGCGGCAACTACGATCCGGCGCTCGCGCAAACGTTGCAAAGCGCGTACGACGCCAACGTCGTCCTCGTCGCCGCGTCTGGAAACGTCGCGATCGAAGGCGTGCTCTACCCCGCGTCCGATCCCCGCGTGATCTCCGTCGGGTCGACCGTCGTGAACAATCAAGGCGCCGAGGTTCGCTCGCCGAACTCCGCCGTGCCGCTCGCCGATCAACGCCCCGTGGACTTGTACGCGCCGGGCGGCGACATTCAACTCCAGAATCAATTGCTCGGACTCAACCTCGGCGGCGGATACACCCGTCGTGCGGGCACGTCGTTCGCGGCGCCGCAAGTGTCCGGCGCGGCGGCCTTGCTGCTTCAGAAGAATCCTGCCTTCACGCCCGAGCAGGTGCGGCGTGTCCTCACAACGAGCGGGCGTGACATCGCAGGCGGCGCGAAACTGCTCGACGTCGGCGCGGCCATGCGGGCCACCGCGCCGTCCACCGCGCCCTACACCGTCACGGTCACGGCGCGGCAAGGCGCGAGCGTCGTTCAGACCTTCCGCAAGCAGACGTACGACGCCGTGAGTCGCGTGCCGTACAGCCTCACCTTGCCGTACGGCACGTACACCCTCTCGGCCAGCCTCAGCGGCAACGGCTTGAACCTCACCGGAAGCCGCGTCTTCGAAGTCAACGCCGAGGAAGAATTCGGGACGGACATCACCGTCCGCTGA
- a CDS encoding aspartate-semialdehyde dehydrogenase: MKIAIVGATGAVGVEMLRVLEASTLQPSEVQLYASARSAGSTLPFRRRDLVVRELVPGPIPADVILASAGGSISKAYAPDWVAGGSVVIDNSSAFRLDADVPLVIPEINPDAALSHRGIIANPNCTTAIAAVAVWPLHRAFGVRRMIISTYQATSGAGAKGMEELLEGTRAYLDEQAVEARTFAHAIPFNLIPHIDTFQDNGYTREEMKVAWETRKIFGEPNLRVSCTAVRIPTLRAHSEAITLEFERSATPDEARELLGTAPGVELVDDPAAKRYPMPLTASGKYDVEVGRVRASLVFDGGLDFFVSGDQLLKGAALNAVQIAELLHERGALRAVTSSEVVSGR, from the coding sequence ATGAAAATTGCGATCGTAGGAGCGACGGGAGCGGTAGGCGTGGAGATGCTGAGGGTGCTGGAGGCATCGACGCTTCAACCTTCGGAGGTGCAGTTGTACGCCTCGGCGCGCAGCGCGGGCTCCACCTTGCCTTTTCGTCGCCGCGACCTCGTGGTGCGCGAACTCGTTCCCGGCCCGATTCCGGCGGACGTGATTCTCGCGTCGGCTGGCGGCAGCATCTCCAAGGCGTACGCGCCCGATTGGGTGGCGGGCGGCAGCGTCGTCATCGACAACTCCAGTGCCTTCCGCCTCGACGCGGACGTGCCGCTCGTCATCCCCGAAATCAATCCGGACGCGGCCCTCTCGCACCGCGGCATCATCGCCAATCCGAACTGCACGACGGCCATCGCGGCGGTCGCCGTGTGGCCGCTTCACCGCGCGTTCGGCGTGCGCCGCATGATCATCAGCACCTACCAAGCGACGTCCGGGGCGGGCGCCAAGGGCATGGAGGAATTGCTGGAAGGCACGCGCGCCTACCTCGACGAGCAGGCGGTGGAAGCTCGGACGTTCGCGCACGCCATTCCCTTCAACCTCATTCCGCACATCGATACGTTTCAAGACAACGGATACACCCGCGAGGAGATGAAGGTCGCGTGGGAGACGCGCAAGATCTTCGGCGAGCCGAACTTGCGCGTCTCGTGCACCGCCGTGCGCATTCCGACTTTGCGCGCGCACTCCGAGGCGATCACCTTGGAGTTCGAGCGGTCCGCGACGCCCGACGAGGCGCGCGAACTGCTCGGAACCGCGCCTGGCGTGGAGCTCGTGGACGACCCCGCCGCGAAGCGCTACCCGATGCCGCTGACGGCCAGCGGAAAGTACGACGTGGAAGTCGGACGGGTACGGGCCAGCCTGGTGTTCGATGGCGGCCTCGACTTTTTCGTGTCGGGCGACCAGTTGCTCAAGGGCGCGGCCCTCAACGCCGTGCAGATCGCGGAGTTGCTCCACGAGCGCGGCGCGTTGAGGGCCGTCACGTCGAGCGAGGTTGTCAGCGGACGGTGA
- the bshB1 gene encoding bacillithiol biosynthesis deacetylase BshB1 gives MRTTFGEVRDLDALCLAPHPDDAEIGAGGTLIRLARDGRPAGILEMSRGEKGTLGTPDVREAECAVAAKIMGLAWRGQLELPDGELRDTQEGAAKLAATLRLVRPRVLFVPHHADRHPDHFGTYHLAKRGVHLAALAKADVAGAPHRVSSVLLYQGNAPIVPNVLVDVADVQDAWEAAIRAHASQFGGPYISETVTPEIVERRRARLTYWGTLAGRRYCEAFESEAPLLVEPRTLFGA, from the coding sequence GTGAGAACGACGTTCGGCGAGGTACGCGACCTTGACGCGCTGTGCCTCGCGCCGCACCCGGACGACGCCGAGATCGGCGCGGGCGGCACCCTCATTCGCTTGGCGCGAGACGGACGCCCCGCGGGCATCTTGGAGATGTCGCGCGGCGAGAAGGGAACGCTCGGCACACCCGACGTGCGCGAAGCGGAGTGTGCCGTTGCCGCCAAGATCATGGGACTCGCGTGGCGCGGGCAACTCGAGTTGCCCGACGGTGAGCTTCGTGACACGCAGGAAGGCGCGGCGAAGCTCGCGGCGACGCTTCGGCTCGTGCGGCCGCGCGTGCTGTTCGTCCCGCATCACGCCGACCGTCACCCCGATCATTTCGGAACGTACCACCTCGCCAAGCGTGGCGTGCACCTCGCCGCGCTCGCGAAGGCGGATGTGGCGGGCGCGCCGCACCGCGTTTCCAGCGTGCTGTTGTATCAAGGCAACGCTCCGATCGTTCCGAACGTCCTCGTGGACGTCGCCGACGTGCAAGACGCGTGGGAAGCGGCGATTCGCGCGCACGCGAGCCAATTCGGCGGCCCATACATCTCCGAGACGGTCACGCCCGAGATCGTGGAGCGTCGCCGCGCGCGTCTCACCTACTGGGGTACGCTCGCGGGACGCCGATACTGCGAAGCGTTCGAAAGCGAGGCGCCCCTCCTCGTGGAGCCGCGTACACTTTTCGGCGCTTGA
- the plsY gene encoding glycerol-3-phosphate 1-O-acyltransferase PlsY codes for MTVLALLLAYLLGSIPAGAWVARLGGIDIRTVGSGNPGATNVLRALGWGPALLVAAFDIFKGVLAVLLARLVLDDAFVEALCGALAVLGHNFSVFLGFKGGKGVATSFGTLLIIDPLLGAGAFCIGLFCIVTTRLVSAGSMVGAVSALVIALVLSRAAWEIGVVGFLAALLVWQHRDNIKRLQSGVERRLGEKAAK; via the coding sequence GTGACCGTCCTCGCTCTGCTCCTCGCGTACCTTCTGGGCAGTATTCCCGCCGGAGCGTGGGTGGCGCGGCTCGGCGGCATCGACATTCGCACGGTCGGCAGCGGCAATCCCGGCGCGACGAACGTGCTGCGCGCCCTCGGCTGGGGACCCGCGTTGCTGGTCGCCGCCTTCGACATCTTCAAGGGGGTGCTGGCCGTGCTGCTCGCGCGGCTCGTCTTGGACGACGCCTTCGTGGAGGCGCTGTGCGGCGCGCTCGCGGTGTTGGGGCACAACTTCAGCGTCTTCTTGGGCTTCAAGGGTGGCAAAGGCGTGGCGACTTCGTTCGGAACGCTGCTCATCATCGACCCGCTGTTGGGGGCGGGCGCTTTCTGCATCGGGCTGTTTTGCATCGTCACCACCCGCCTCGTGTCGGCGGGCAGCATGGTGGGCGCGGTGTCCGCGTTGGTGATCGCCCTCGTCTTGAGTCGGGCCGCGTGGGAAATCGGCGTCGTGGGGTTCCTCGCCGCCTTGCTGGTCTGGCAGCACCGCGACAACATCAAGCGCTTGCAGTCGGGCGTGGAGCGCCGCCTCGGCGAGAAGGCGGCGAAGTGA
- a CDS encoding sensor domain-containing diguanylate cyclase has protein sequence MTALASMDEERRLEALNRYEVWETLPEEAFDRVARLAAELADAPIAMISFVGADRQWAKACYGMLSLEAPRGEAFCTWTIRSPAVLVVQDTLRDENFASLPLVTGAPHVRAYAGAPLVTPDGFTIGSLCIIDDRPRDFSESVRRHLTLLSKVVVDQLEARLEGRRLARSTAFAQALLTISALGAEDVAPTELVRRAVEVVARVADVDWSSLITIEGENVSGFTVRSTPNVPPIFENFAQAEVVHGWHAAWSSHGPHEFEYVDDYAAHPEVRRRLLNVGLRTVMWGALGHFEHTRYLLVAARFHVPRPWTEPERQLWGAVARVVTSSLERRAYLFALREAALTDTLTGLGNRRAFDLDLDATLARAHRANSTFSVGILDLDGLKAINDQEGHERGDALLRTFAASLRSELRMADRIYRLGGDEYALLLEHPDARYPPDELRDIMLSRVECAARRTRRSGFPAAGASLGTALFPHDAQSGADLVRLADARMYERKRLRKDFGDDFVVREIDWDS, from the coding sequence ATGACCGCGCTCGCCTCCATGGACGAGGAGCGGCGTCTCGAAGCCCTGAATCGGTACGAGGTATGGGAGACGCTGCCCGAAGAAGCGTTCGACCGCGTCGCGCGCCTCGCCGCCGAACTGGCCGACGCGCCGATCGCCATGATCAGCTTCGTGGGCGCCGATCGGCAGTGGGCGAAAGCCTGCTACGGCATGCTGTCGCTCGAAGCGCCGCGCGGCGAAGCCTTCTGCACGTGGACGATTCGAAGCCCCGCCGTGCTCGTCGTGCAGGACACGCTTCGAGACGAGAACTTCGCGTCGCTTCCGCTCGTGACGGGCGCTCCGCACGTGCGCGCCTACGCGGGCGCACCCCTCGTCACGCCGGACGGCTTCACCATCGGCAGTTTGTGCATCATCGACGACCGCCCGCGCGACTTCTCGGAGAGCGTGCGGCGCCACCTCACCTTGCTCTCCAAGGTCGTCGTCGATCAGCTCGAGGCGCGCCTCGAAGGTCGCCGCCTCGCGCGCAGCACCGCTTTCGCGCAGGCGCTCCTCACCATCTCGGCGCTCGGCGCGGAGGACGTCGCGCCGACCGAACTCGTGCGCCGCGCCGTCGAAGTCGTCGCGCGCGTCGCCGACGTCGATTGGAGCAGCCTCATCACCATCGAAGGTGAGAACGTCAGCGGCTTCACCGTGCGAAGCACGCCGAACGTCCCGCCGATCTTCGAGAACTTCGCGCAGGCGGAAGTCGTGCACGGCTGGCACGCCGCTTGGTCGTCGCACGGGCCGCACGAGTTCGAGTACGTCGACGATTACGCCGCGCATCCCGAGGTGCGCCGCCGCCTGCTGAACGTGGGTCTTCGTACGGTGATGTGGGGCGCGCTCGGACACTTCGAGCACACTCGGTACCTGCTGGTCGCCGCGCGCTTTCACGTTCCGCGGCCTTGGACGGAGCCCGAACGGCAATTGTGGGGCGCCGTCGCGCGCGTCGTGACGTCCTCGCTGGAACGGCGCGCGTACCTGTTTGCTCTTCGCGAAGCGGCCCTCACCGACACCTTGACGGGCCTCGGCAATCGCCGCGCCTTCGACCTCGACCTCGACGCGACCTTGGCGCGCGCCCACCGAGCGAACTCGACGTTCAGCGTCGGCATCCTCGACCTCGACGGCCTCAAGGCGATCAACGACCAAGAAGGACACGAACGCGGCGACGCCCTCTTGAGGACCTTCGCCGCCTCCTTGCGAAGCGAGTTGCGCATGGCCGACCGGATCTACCGCCTCGGTGGAGACGAGTACGCCTTGCTGCTCGAACATCCCGACGCGCGGTATCCGCCCGACGAGTTGCGAGACATCATGCTGAGCCGCGTGGAATGCGCCGCTCGCCGAACGCGTCGCTCGGGCTTCCCGGCGGCGGGCGCGAGCCTCGGGACGGCGCTGTTTCCGCACGACGCTCAAAGCGGCGCGGACCTCGTGCGCCTCGCGGACGCGCGCATGTACGAACGCAAGCGTCTTCGCAAGGACTTCGGCGACGACTTCGTGGTACGCGAAATCGACTGGGATTCTTGA